A genome region from Mugil cephalus isolate CIBA_MC_2020 chromosome 13, CIBA_Mcephalus_1.1, whole genome shotgun sequence includes the following:
- the LOC125019086 gene encoding runt-related transcription factor 3-like, protein MTYENQEVRRSDPVKSRPTPSSSSTHQLHDQEVRSIHQHSTAPPKGLIQTDSPNFLCSSLPLHWRCNKTLPRAFTVVALDNDVPDGVVVIVMAGNDDNSSAELRNATATMKQGYAHFNDLRFIGRSGRGKSFTLSINVLTSPPQIATLHRAIKITVDGPRLPRRQRQKEVKSGVFRPSSSNNTASSDCRSFSSSLWTSEPSFLSQVTSLTSSFAPTPRMHHLPTLPYSSQPPPYSSYLSSPPPPLTHNGPFQPPSSFYYGPNQPLQTAGEDRTVATQTQANYLEGAYLSMRGEEPVWRPY, encoded by the exons ATGACGTACGAGAACCAGGAAGTACGGCGTTCTG ATCCTGTGAAGAGTCGGCCGACACCATCGTCCAGCAGCACCCATCAACTGCACGACCAGGAGGTGAGGTCTATCCaccagcacagcacagcaccgCCCAAAGGCCTGATACAGACTGACAGCCCAaacttcctctgcagcagccTGCCGCTGCACTGGAGGTGCAACAAGACCCTGCCGAGAGCCTTCACC gtggtTGCCCTGGACAACGACGTGCCGGATGGCGTGGTTGTGATAGTGATGGCTGGCAATGACGACAACAGCAGCGCCGAGCTACGGAACGCCACAGCAACCATGAAGCAAGGTTACGCCCACTTCAACGACCTGCGATTCATAGGCCGCAGCGGCAGAG GGAAGAGTTTCACCCTGTCAATAAACGTGCTGACTTCGCCTCCTCAGATCGCCACCCTACACAGGGCCATCAAGATTACCGTGGATGGACCACGGCTGCCGAGAC gacagagacagaaggaagtgAAGTCAGGAGTGTTCAGGCCCTCCAGCAGCAACAACACTGCCTCATCAG ATTGTCgatctttctcctcctctctgtggaCCAGTGAGCCGTCGTTTTTGAGCCAGGTGACCTCCCTGACCTCCTCCTTTGCCCCAACTCCCAGAATGCATCACCTGCCTACCTTACCTTACTCCTCCCAGCCTCCCCCATACAGCTCCTAcctgtcctctcctccacctccattgACCCACAATGGTCCTTTCCAGCCGCCTAGCAGCTTTTACTATGGGCCAAACCAACCGCTCCAAACTGCAGGGGAGGACCGCACCgttgccacacaaacacaagccaaCTATCTAGAAGGGGCGTATCTTTCCATGAGAGGGGAGGAGCCTGTCTGGAGACCTTACTGA